From Glycine max cultivar Williams 82 chromosome 11, Glycine_max_v4.0, whole genome shotgun sequence, the proteins below share one genomic window:
- the LOC100799181 gene encoding uncharacterized protein isoform X4, producing the protein MLLATLYLTMQRQVQKAIAFARKAHRGQMRKTGDPYLTHCIHTGRILAALVPSSGKRAVDTVVAGILHDVVDDTCQSLRDIEAEFGDDVVKLVASVSRLSYINQLLRRNRRVSVNQGVLGQEEASNLRVMLLGMVDDPRVVLIKLADRLHNMRTIYALPLQKAQAVAEETLIIWCSLASRLGLWALKAELEDLCFAVLQPQIFQKMRADLASMWSPTSRTGNPRRLSIKGNLIHLDENSSTAFCNGSLTFNEDVNRKDLLEAVVPFDILLDRRKRANYLSSIGNNLETCKKPKVVQEAGLALATMVICEEALEREMIISSSYVPGMEITLSSRLKSLYSLYSKMKRKDVSIDKVYDARALRVVVGDKNGTLHGPAVRCCYSLLDIVHRLWTPIDGEFDDYIINPKPSGYQSLHTAVQGPDNSPLEVQIRTQRMHECAEHGLAAHWLYKETGNPFLSIDSMDEPETEASSYFSKNLEEGNSSDILSSKYKSLKAGHPVLRVEGSHLLAAVIISVENDERELLVAVSFGLAASEAVADRRSFQIKRWEAYARLYKKVSDEWWFEPGHGDWFTCLEKYTLCRDGMYHKQDQFGRLLPTFIQVINFTEQEKSEYWAVVSAVFEGRQVDWITSRSKFDLVASTSVEAGIDNKVNLLRTMLSWEEQLRSEVNFKQTKHDVKLYDLHGSLGEVVIICWPHGEILRLKAGSTATDAAQRVGLEGKLVLINGQLVLPNTKLKDGDVVEVRI; encoded by the exons ATGTTACTGGCTACCCTATATTTGACGATGCAAAG GCAGGTACAGAAGGCTATAGCTTTTGCAAGGAAAGCACACCGTGGCCAAATGCGGAAGACAGGAGACCCTTATTTAACACATTGTATCCACACAGGAAGAATTTTGGCTGCATTggttccatcaagtggtaaacGA GCTGTTGACACTGTTGTGGCTGGTATTTTACATGATGTGGTTGACGACACTTGCCAAAGTCTGCGGGACATTGAGGCAGAGTTTGGGGATGATGTGGTCAAGTTGGTAGCCAGTGTTTCAAGGTTAAGCTATATTAATCAG CTATTACGCAGAAATCGGAGGGTAAGTGTAAACCAGGGTGTCCTTGGCCAAGAAGAG GCAAGTAATTTACGAGTGATGCTTTTGGGAATGGTTGATGATCCACGTGTTGTGCTCATCAAGCTTGCAGATCGTCTTCACAACATGAGAACAAT TTATGCCCTGCCATTGCAAAAAGCTCAAGCTGTTGCAGAGGAGACCTTAATCATTTGGTGTTCACTTGCTTCAAGATTGGGTCTGTGGGCATTGAAAGCTGAACTGGAAGATTTATGCTTTGCTGTTCTGCAG CCTCAAATATTTCAAAAGATGCGAGCTGATCTTGCTTCCATGTGGAGTCCTACTAGCAGAACAGGAAACCCGAGAAGATTATCAATAAAAGGCAACTTGATACATTTGGACGAGAACAGTTCAACTGCTTTCTGCAATGGATCCTTGACATTCAATGAGGATGTAAATAGGAAG GATCTTTTGGAAGCTGTAGTCCCATTTGATATATTGTTGGATCGGAGAAAACGGGCTAACTATCTCAGTAGTATTGGGAATAATCTAGAGACATGCAAAAAACCAAAGGTTGTTCAAGAGGCTGGGCTAGCTTTGGCAACAATGGTAATTTGCGAGGAAGCACTTGAGCGAGAAATGATTATATCATCTTC TTATGTTCCAGGAATGGAAATTACATTATCAAGCCGATTAAAAAGCCTCTATAGTTTATACAGCAAG ATGAAACGAAAGGATGTAAGCATTGATAAAGTATATGATGCACGTGCATTAAGAGTAGTTGTGGGAGACAAGAATGGAACTTTACACGGTCCTGCAGTTCGGTGTTGTTATAGTCTTCTTGACATTGTAcacag GCTTTGGACTCCAATAGATGGTGAATTTGATGATTACATCATTAATCCAAAGCCTAGTGGCTATCAG TCCTTGCACACTGCAGTCCAAGGTCCTGACAACTCACCTTTAGAAGTACAAATAAGGACACAG AGGATGCATGAGTGTGCTGAACATGGACTTGCTGCACATTGGCTTTACAAGGAAACTGGGAATCCTTTTTTATCCATAGACAGCATGGATGAACCTGAAACTGAAGCATCCTCCTATTTCTCCAAAAATCTAGAGGAAGGAAATTCTTCAGATATTTTATCAAGTAAATATAAGTCATTGAAGGCTGGACATCCAGTCCTCAGAGTAGAAGGAAGTCACTTACTTGCTGCGGTTATCATCAG TGTAGAGAATGATGAAAGAGAATTGCTAGTTGCTGTGAGCTTTGGGCTAGCAGCTTCTGAAGCAGTAGCTGACAGAAGATCTTTCCAGATTAAGCGATGGGAAGCTTATGCACGACTTTACAAAAAG GTGTCTGATGAATGGTGGTTTGAACCAGGGCATGGGGATTGGTTTACTTGTCTAGAGAAGTACACACTGTGTCGAGATGGTATGTATCATAAG CAAGACCAATTTGGGCGCCTACTCCCAACATTCATCCAGGTTATCAATTTTACTGAGCAAGAAAAATCTGAATATTGGGCTGTTGTATCTGCTGTGTTTGAGGGCAGGCAAGTGGACTGGATAACATCTCGGTCAAAATTTGACTTGGTTGCATCAACTTCTGTAGAAGCTGGCATCGATAACAAG gtGAACCTGTTGAGAACAATGCTTTCTTGGGAAGAGCAATTGCGCTCTGAAGTAAATTTCAAGCAAACAAAGCATGATGTAAAGCTTTATGATCTTCATGGTTCTCTTGGGGAGGTGGTAATTATATGTTGGCCTCATGGTGAAATTTTGAGGCTAAAGGCCGGTAGCACTGCTACTGATGCAGCTCAAAGAGTTGGTTTGGAGGGAAAGCTGGTTTTGATTAATGGACAGCTAGTACTGCCCAACACAAAACTCAAAGATGGCGATGTAGTTGAAGTAAGAATTTAA